DNA sequence from the Euwallacea fornicatus isolate EFF26 chromosome 2, ASM4011564v1, whole genome shotgun sequence genome:
GCTTCCAGCCATTGGTTATAGATTTTTCCTGCAGTACATTGCCTTAAATGAGCCAAAACTtgtaactgaaaatttatcCAAACATGTCTCTCTAAGGAACTCTTACCAAAATCGAGCAAATGTTGCCTTATCCATATTGTGGGCTGTAGGTCATGTTGGGGTAAATGATTTCCATTGTGGTTTAAaagtgtttgaggacttaaagtTGCCTTTGCTTGAAATGAAGAGTTActctaaatatattattaaatacctCTTGGAATTGACTAGTAGGGACCATAAAGCACCTCTAACCAAAGACCAATATCTTCTAATCCTTGAtacaatattttccaataaaaagaaTTTCCCCTTAGAGCTCCAAAAAGACTTAGTGCAAAACATTCCCAAATTAAACCAGCTGTTGTTAAACAACAAAAGAGAGAATTTCCATGGAGTTGTAGAGTCCCTGATCAAAAGGCTCAACCAGAACACTAAAGCATATCAAAATTGCCTTTGTCAAGTGCTTGTAGAGATTTTTACGAAAGACCAAACAACTTTAAATGCATGGAATAAGATTTATGCAAGAAACCTGCTTTCCAGTGCAGtattacttaaatatttaagtaagTATACCgtaaaagtgtaatttttccGTTTTGGAATGTAATTGATGAGCGTTTTCAGCCAGGAATTCCGGCAATCTTAAACCTGCCTTGAGGAATTCCTTGAAGGATTTGTTGTTAAGCTTTTCCAGCATAAATGAGGAGTTATCAGGAAGGAAAAAGAAGGATGAAGGGCTGAAAGAGGCCATTGAGGCTGTgaaggtaagtttttttttaatctaataaataaatttctgagTTTGAGAAATAAATGAAGTTGTAGTACACTTAAATAACCAATACATAAAACTacgaatttcttaaaatttgcgGCTTGATTTCTCGTGGAAATTGTTCCAGGAAGTATTTTCCGCGTTTGCGATACATTGAACCATAggtctatttaaatttatcaaaaatataattttcgttATCCCTAGCGTTTCAAATGATGGAAATGCCATCCCTATATTTCAGTGTGGTTTAatactttgaatttttaataaactttttagaaTAACgataatttaacattaaattcattttaacaaaaaatgagGTGCCTTCTAAGCCTAGTAcgaacaaaaatagtacaattattgtttttgatgcGAGGAACTTGCGCTTTTAAATTAGTTGTACAGATGCAAAGCGAAAACCCCTTTCTGCTTCTCCACGAACTGTTACATTGCGCGCGCAACATGATTCAAAGCTTCTGCGCGTTCGAAATTGTAGAATTACGATTGTGGGGCGAAAACGAACGGACAAGACGATCGATAATTTGTAAATACACGCTTTAGCTTTCATGTTTTTAACGtggcaaaacttaaaaacccgataaattttacatttgtgACTAAACAAACATCCACGAAATGGTTTCTAAAAAGGAGAGGAAACAGCAGGCACATTTGGTAATTACCGTCAATATAGCTCTATTTGTAAGCTCAGGGAGCATTTTCACCTAAATCTAAACTTTTTAGGAAGCCAAAGAACAAAAGCAGACCAAGCCGAAATCCCGCGGACTATGTAGAGCCGTTTTATCCTCATTTATCATCGCTTTCAGCATGACAGTGCTTTTTGAACCCTTTATCAATCTAGACAGGCCAAAGAGCGACTTGTGTTTATTCCGTTTAAGCGGAAAAGTGCAACAAGCTGCCCTTTGGGTTGACTCCAAGCTAGAGCAAAGTATTCCTGATAGTTACGGACAGGTGAAACAGGTTGCCGAGCCTTATGGTGTTCTGTCCAGTGATTTGGTAAAGATAGGAATTAATGCTTTGGAGACAGCACGAGGCAACTGGAAGGGTTTCATCAATGAGAAATATCCACTGGCTGTTGCTTCGGTAAGttagattaataaaaaaagtgaaatctttagaattttaaatactttcaCAATTTTTGCTGCTTCATTGACTGTCTTGGTAAAGGTTTTAATTGATTTGCAGATTGACCATTATGCTCCAGGCTTACTGGATAACACAAAAGAAGTCTTAACTAGGGCTCTCCAGTTGTCAGTACATTACTACCGCACTGCAGTGGACTATTTGAAGAAGGAAGTTTTTGTGTGAGTACTTTATTTGATAACTAGTAATATGAACAAATTAATGTTATCAAAGCTAAAACTTGTAAACACGCATTTTatgctaaatttaaaatgcattatCTCATTAAATATTATCTTTCCTGAGACTAACATACTTTTAAGTACTTCGTGATGATCTTGTAAATAGATTTATGATggttttgttttcaattgcTTGAATAATGTAGAGAAAAACATTGGTAATCTAAGATTTAAATTAGATTGTCTCAAGGTTATCTgcaaattttctacaaaaatattttatttaaaaagaaatactAATAAGccttaaaattgtaattatggattttaaatctttttaagaaaatttattttatgaaatatcaTTGGAGGAATGTAGTAATCTGGAAACAAACTTTCTAAGAAAAACGGATCATTCCTatgtagatattttttattttgatttcattggaaataaattattcatttcttAAATATAGATATGTGATtgtgatcaccaaattttttctcttttgtttCAAGCAGTTGTTCCTTATTTATGCCCAGAAAATCATTTGCTCTTAGAAAATAGTctataatgaaaatgttttataattaaacaatgtttttaCAGTGGTCAACTGTCTCCTGAAAATATCCAAAGAATAGTAGTGGGAGCCTACAATACCACCTCTGAGAAGGCTGTGGAATACTACCACTGGGTATATCAAAAAGTCCAGACTACCATCAAATAACTCCTGAGGCAATGTTAGGtttcttttaaattctttttttaccaatttttccgAGTCTTAGATACtggatatttcatttaattttaggaTAAATACTGGTATATGTGGGGTGTATTATACTTCCTAAGTGATTCAATGCATTTTGTTTTACAGCAACTAATTTATTTAGTGtattgttaaagttgaaataaatttttttaacaaaaattgtatttttgttctCGACCAAATTTGACCTAAACGCAAATTACTATCTTAACCACCCAGTCCAATgtggcaataaaaattttcaaatttttagacTTGGGGTAGGGCTCGGGAAAATAAAACGGGTTAATCACCTTTATTGCCAGACGGAATTTTTGCCTTGCGTTGGGTATTATCGAAATATCCTCAACAGGACTGCGTTAGACTTCGTGTAGAACTTGTTGTCCATGTTAACATCCACCCAATCCTGCAGATCATCAAAGGTGTTCCTCAAGGCAAAAGCGCAGGTACGGAGCGAATTTTATTACAAGGACACCGCTGACAATTACGGAACTTGCATGATCCCTAATGCGCTAGCTTTCTGCTAACATTCTTTCGTAACTACGAATCCCCCATAACGCAacgtgtttaatttgattttaataacaaaCCCAGCTAAAGCCGggttaagaaaaattaattctgaCCCATTTATGTTGACCCTCTCCACGGAAATCTTTAGTAAAAGGCGAAAGATTTATTCGCTTTGAAGAGAGTCCAGGGTAACTGCTAAGCCCTTAACCCGTCAATATTCAATTGGCAAATTCTCTCGCGTAAGGAAGCTTACTACACGTGGCGCCATCTTTTCGGACTCGCACTTATGCAACTGTGGAATCATTTACGAACCtgtcaaaaaataagtaatcATTCATACTAATATATGACGTAATGAAAAGTATAGAtcacaaatttattcaaattaaggccattaaaatcaatgtttttggatataatttttaaatcgggGCAAGCTGACGTCCCTATTCCCAGACATCGatacaaaatatatatataatactATCTGACAATGTAGTTGAGCACCACGTAGTACTTCCTTAGGTCATTAAGTACTCCTTTTCTAGATACAGtggtggacaaaagtattggtacagcatacattttttgaaatggaGCCTTATATCTCATAAATAAGGATATTTATCATACGGATGTTACATTCTACCTTCAATCTTTAACTATATTTCtgatataaacattttaaacactaatatggaaaatattttattgcaaacacAAGATCAATTCGTAATTTTAGGGcgataaaattattagaattcCTGATACTTTCTTCCAAGTATTTTTTACTCTGGCtggattggaaaaaaaaaattacaaagcaTTGATTATATTTGTGGCACTGAATATCAAATGCAAAATATTCGGTTGGAAATCAGTCTGCATTGTAGATTGTTGTTCGTAATAAAATAGGTCGTAAAAGTAAAGAAATCAGAGTTCgaacgaaaaataattcttaatttaCATCCATATGGAAAATCATATTCCGAAATAGCAAAAAGTCGTTTTACAGCCCGGAATGTTatcaaacgatttaaaaactgCAGTGGTTTTAAAAATACGCTACGATTTGCTCGGCCACCAAAGTCGTCAGCCAGAGAAGAGACATATTATTAAACAGATTAAGGTGAATCATGcttcatttcaaaaattatatctaCATTAAAATACCATTAAGATAAAGACGTTTTTGCGAGAACTGTTCGAAGAGTGTTGCATCGAGCCGGTTACAGAGCTAGAATTGCTAGAACACAATATttcactcaaattaatcagaaaaagcggttacatttttcaaatcaataaGTCAATCAAATGAGTTCTGGGAAAAAGCtttggtttatttaaaaattttacagaataATTTAAGATAAAGTACTGAAAAGCTGAATATAGTTAATGATTGCTACTCCCAACAAGAAAACTATCTAAAGCACACGGCTTATATCGTTAAATAATGGATAATTAACCGGGTTCTCCATCGATTAACCGCGCCCCCTCAGCAACCAGACATGAATCCGATCGAGAatttaaagacaaaaaaacGAATCGGATCGcaccatttttcaaata
Encoded proteins:
- the Tmem214 gene encoding transmembrane protein 214-B, translated to MSGQWEVVRGKNDKRSKLPVPKENNKQPDFKGKKSNILNGVRIEDVLPKSQVKNLYSGKPANKENKPHEKTKHIETKKPEKKSSKPLAEPPKPKPPKSIEAGLLSITTEEFNLIYNRSKNAFPDTPIVWLKELTQFLNQKIPIEIQDPVFSNKPLGYPLSVMPSNLKAIIEKAIKEAGKSNSQVYFDIALTSMVTDLSKGLPAIGYRFFLQYIALNEPKLVTENLSKHVSLRNSYQNRANVALSILWAVGHVGVNDFHCGLKVFEDLKLPLLEMKSYSKYIIKYLLELTSRDHKAPLTKDQYLLILDTIFSNKKNFPLELQKDLVQNIPKLNQLLLNNKRENFHGVVESLIKRLNQNTKAYQNCLCQVLVEIFTKDQTTLNAWNKIYARNLLSSAVLLKYLTRNSGNLKPALRNSLKDLLLSFSSINEELSGRKKKDEGLKEAIEAVKEAKEQKQTKPKSRGLCRAVLSSFIIAFSMTVLFEPFINLDRPKSDLCLFRLSGKVQQAALWVDSKLEQSIPDSYGQVKQVAEPYGVLSSDLVKIGINALETARGNWKGFINEKYPLAVASIDHYAPGLLDNTKEVLTRALQLSVHYYRTAVDYLKKEVFVGQLSPENIQRIVVGAYNTTSEKAVEYYHWVYQKVQTTIK